From a region of the Alnus glutinosa chromosome 1, dhAlnGlut1.1, whole genome shotgun sequence genome:
- the LOC133858029 gene encoding ABC transporter C family member 10-like isoform X1, whose protein sequence is MQHRQPLNLFKNKGRAEEIQISNDYVLIHIRKAKFPIFDSSVGCVKAQELTWRRLRGLKSKETSIMEDLWSIFCGESGCAETGGKLCSSNFEFWSHPSSCINHILIICFDILLLVVLIFNMIQKSSSKTVHIQARFLGFSNLQIVSAIVNGCLGFVYLCLGIWNLEEKLRKTKTALPLNWWLLVLVQGFTWLLVSLTVSLQGNKLPRAPLRLLSILSCLFAGIVCALSLFSAILSKEVSIKVALDMLSFSGAILLMFCTFKGYKYQASDESVDESSLYTPLNGEANGVSKSDSVGPVTPFAKAGFFSRISFWWLNSLMKRGREKTLDDEHIPKLREEDRAESCYLLFLEQLNKQKQAEPSSQPSILRTIIVCHWKEILMSGFFALLNILTLSAGPLLLNAFILVAEGKESFKHEGYVLAITLLISKSIESVSQRQWYFRSRLIGLKVRSLLTAALYKKQLRLSNAAKLMHSGGEIMNYVTVDAYRIGEFPFWFHQTWTTSLQLCIALVILYRAVGLATIAALVVIILTVLCNAPLAKLQHKFQSKLMVAQDERLRASSEALVNMKVLKLYAWETHFKNVIENLRKVEYKWLSAVQFQKSYNGFLFSTSPVLVSAATFGACYFLKVPLHANNVFTFVATLRLVQDPVRSIPDVIGVVIQAKVAFERILKFLEAPELQSANVRRKTSVESVNHAISIKSANFSWEENSAKPTLRNINLEVRPGEKVAICGEVGSGKSTLLAAILGEVPNIQGTIQVYGNTAYVSQTAWIQTGTIQENILFGSDMDSQKYSETLERCSLVKDLELLPYGDLTEIGERGVNLSGGQKQRIQLARALYQDADIYLLDDPFSAVDAHTAASLFSEYVMEALSGKTVLLVTHQVDFLPAFHSILLMSDGEIIQEAPYHHLLASSIEFQDLVNAHKETAGSDRLADATAAQGHGTPARDIRKTCVEKHKKGSKGDQWIKQEEREIGDTGFKPYLKYLNQNKGFVYFSMASLSHLIFVAGQISQNSWMAANVENPHVCTLRLIGVYLLIGVSSTLVVLCRSLSTVALGLQSSKSLFSQLLNSLYRAPMSFYDSTPLGRILSRVSSDLSIVDLDVPFSFLFTVGATINAYANLGVLAVVTWQVLFVSIPMVYLAIRLQGYYFSSAKELMRINGTTKSLVANHLAESVAGAIVIRAFEEEERFFAKNLVLVDTNASPFFHSFAANEWLIQRLEILGATVLASAALCMVLLPPGTFSPGFIGMTLSYGLSLNLSLVFSIQNQCTLANYIISVERLDQYMHIPSEAPEVIEGNRPPTNWPSLGKVEILDLQIRYRPDAPLVLRGINCTFEGGQKIGIVGRTGSGKTTLIGALFRLVEPVGGKILVDGIDICMIGLHDLRSRFGIIPQDPTLFAGTVRFNLDPLSQHSDEEIWEVLEKCQLQETVKEKVKGLDSIVVEDGSNWSQGQRQLFCLGRALLRKSRILVLDEATASIDNATDMILQKTIRTEFADCTVITVAHRIPTVMDCGMVLAISDGKLVEYDEPMNLMKREGSLFGQLVKEYWSHLQSAESH, encoded by the exons ATGCAACACCGCCAACCtttaaatcttttcaagaataaaG GGAGGGCTGAGGAGATTCAAATCTCAAATGATTACGTTTTGATACATATCAGAAAAGCAAAATTCCCCATATTTGACTCATCAGTCGGGTGTGTGAAGGCACAAGAATTAACGTGGCGGCGACTTCGG GGTTTGAAGAGCAAAGAGACAAGTATTATGGAGGACTTGTGGAGTATATTCTGTGGGGAGTCTGGTTGTGCAGAAACTGGTGGAAAGCTGTGTAGTTCTAATTTTGAGTTTTGGAGTCATCCCTCGTCATGTATTAATCACATATTAATCATTTGCTTTGATATCTTGCTTTTGGTCGTGCTCATATTCAATATGATTCAGAAGTCCTCATCGAAAACAGTTCACATTCAAGCTCGATTTCTAGGCTTTTCAAATTTGCAGATAGTTTCTGCAATTGTCAACGGCTGTCTTGGATTTGTGTACTTGTGCTTGGGCATTTGGAATTTAGAGGAGAAGTTGAGGAAAACCAAGACTGCTTTACCTCTTAATTGGTGGTTACTGGTATTGGTTCAGGGATTTACATGGTTGTTGGTCAGTTTAACTGTGAGCCTTCAGGGAAATAAACTTCCAAGGGCACCATTGCGGCTACTGTCCATTCTTTCCTGTTTGTTTGCTGGAATTGTGTGTGCTTTATCTCTGTTCAGTGCCATTTTAAGCAAAGAAGTATCAATTAAGGTAGCATTAGACATGCTGTCTTTTTCAGGAGCTATATTGTTGATGTTCTGTACTTTTAAAGGGTATAAATATCAAGCAAGTGATGAGAGCGTCGATGAAAGTAGCCTTTATACACCTTTAAATGGTGAAGCCAATGGCGTTAGTAAAAGTGATTCTGTTGGTCCTGTCACTCCGTTTGCCAAAGCAGGATTCTTCAGTAGAATTTCATTTTGGTGGTTGAATTCATTGATGAAAAGGGGAAGGGAGAAAACTCTTGATGATGAACATATACCCAAGTTGCGTGAGGAAGATCGGGCAGAAAGTTGCTATTTGTTGTTCTTGGAGCAACTGAACAAACAGAAACAAGCAGAGCCGTCTTCCCAACCATCAATCCTGAGGACAATAATTGTTTGCCATTGGAAAGAGATCCTTATGTCTGGATTCTTTGCTTTGCTAAATATACTCACTCTGTCCGCTGGCCCTCTACTTTTAAATGCATTCATTTTGGTTGCTGAGGGAAAGGAAAGTTTCAAACATGAAGGATATGTACTGGCCATCACACTTCTCATTTCAAAGAGCATAGAATCTGTGTCACAAAGGCAGTGGTACTTCCGAAGCAGACTTATTGGTTTGAAAGTGAGGTCTTTGCTCACAGCTGCCCTTTACAAGAAACAACTGAGATTATCCAATGCTGCAAAGTTGATGCATTCAGGAGGGGAGATAATGAACTATGTTACTGTCGATGCTTATAGGATTGGCGAGTTCCCATTTTGGTTCCACCAAACTTGGACAACAAGTCTCCAGCTCTGTATTGCATTAGTAATACTATATCGTGCAGTGGGGCTAGCAACAATTGCAGCACTGGTGGTGATAATCCTCACGGTGCTTTGCAATGCTCCACTTGCGAAGTTACAGCATAAGTTTCAAAGTAAGCTTATGGTTGCACAGGATGAGAGACTGAGGGCTAGCTCTGAGGCTCTAGTCAACATGAAGGTGTTGAAATTATATGCATGGGAAACCCATTTCAAGAATGTAATTGAAAATTTAAGGAAGGTGGAGTACAAATGGTTATCAGCGGTGCAGTTTCAAAAATCATATAATGGCTTTCTCTTTTCGACATCCCCTGTTTTGGTCTCTGCTGCAACCTTTGGAGCATGTTATTTCCTCAAAGTTCCTCTACATGCAAATAATGTTTTCACTTTCGTAGCAACTTTACGCCTTGTTCAGGATCCGGTCAGATCTATCCCGGATGTTATTGGGGTGGTTATTCAAGCAAAAGTTGCATTTGAACGTATCTTAAAATTTCTTGAGGCGCCGGAGCTGCAGAGTGCCAATGTTCGGAGGAAGACCAGTGTGGAGAGTGTAAACCATGCGATTTCTATCAAGTCTGCCAATTTCTCATGGGAAGAGAATTCAGCAAAGCCCACACTTCGAAACATAAATCTAGAGGTTAGACCTGGAGAAAAGGTGGCTATATGTGGAGAAGTTGGCTCAGGAAAATCAACCCTTCTAGCAGCAATTCTGGGTGAAGTTCCAAATATTCAGGGAACT ATTCAAGTTTATGGGAATACTGCCTATGTTTCTCAAACAGCATGGATCCAGACAGGGACGATACAGGAGAACATTTTGTTTGGGTCTGACATGGACAGTCAAAAGTATAGTGAAACACTTGAGAGGTGTTCCCTGGTGAAGGACCTTGAGTTGCTTCCCTATGGTGATCTCACTGAGATAGGGGAGAGAGGAGTTAATCTTAGTGGTGGACAAAAGCAGCGAATTCAACTTGCTCGTGCTCTTTATCAGGATGCTGATATATATCTCTTGGATGATCCATTCAGTGCCGTTGATGCACATACTGCTGCGAGCTTATTCAGT GAATATGTTATGGAAGCACTTTCGGGGAAGACAGTTTTACTTGTAACACATCAAGTTGATTTCCTGCCCGCGTTTCATTCTATTTTG TTGATGTCAGATGGGGAAATCATACAAGAAGCTCCTTATCATCACTTACTGGCTTCAAGCATAGAATTTCAGGACCTTGTCAATGCACATAAAGAGACTGCTGGTTCTGATAGGCTTGCGGATGCTACTGCTGCCCAGGGACATGGAACACCTGCTAGAGATATCAGGAAGACTTGTGTAGAGAAGCATAAAAAAGGATCTAAAGGTGACCAATGGATTAagcaagaagagagagaaataggagACACGGGGTTTAAACCTTACCTAAAATATCTAAATCAGAACAAGGGATTCGTGTACTTTTCAATGGCCAGTCTCAGTCACCTTATATTCGTGGCTGGTCAAATATCGCAGAATTCTTGGATGGCTGCTAATGTTGAAAATCCCCATGTTTGCACATTGCGGTTGATCGGGGTTTACTTACTGATTGGAGTTTCCTCAACACTAGTTGTGCTCTGTCGATCACTTTCTACAGTTGCTTTGGGTCTTCAATCATCAAAATCTTTATTTTCACAGCTACTGAACTCCCTTTATCGTGCACCCATGTCTTTTTATGACTCCACACCTCTGGGAAGGATACTTAGTCGG GTCTCATCTGATCTGAGTATCGTCGATCTTGATGTCCCTTTCAGCTTTCTCTTCACTGTTGGGGCTACCATTAATGCTTATGCCAATCTTGGAGTACTGGCTGTGGTTACTTGGCAAGTCCTTTTTGTCTCCATACCAATGGTTTATCTGGCAATTCGCTTACAG ggatattatttttcttctgcAAAAGAGTTGATGCGGATCAATGGCACAACCAAGTCCTTGGTAGCAAATCATCTAGCTGAGTCTGTAGCAGGAGCCATAGTCATAAGAGCCTTTGAAGAGGAAGAACGGTTTTTTGCAAAAAATCTTGTCCTAGTTGACACAAATGCTAGTCCTTTTTTCCATAGTTTTGCAGCAAATGAGTGGTTGATCCAAAGATTGGAAATACTAGGTGCAACTGTTCTTGCCTCTGCAGCACTCTGCATGGTTTTGCTTCCTCCCGGAACTTTTAGCCCTG GATTTATTGGAATGACACTTTCTTATGGTCTTTCACTAAACTTGTCCCTTGTCTTTTCTATTCAAAACCAGTGCACTCTAGCAAATTACATTATTTCTGTAGAAAGGCTAGATCAATATATGCATATACCTAGTGAGGCCCCTGAAGTAATAGAAGGGAACCGGCCTCCAACCAATTGGCCATCTTTGGGAAAAGTGGAGATACTTGATTTGCAG ATCAGATATAGGCCCGATGCACCTCTCGTTCTTCGTGGGATCAATTGCACATTTGAAGGAGGGCAAAAGATAGGTATTGTTGGCAGAACTGGCAGTGGGAAGACTACGCTCATAGGTGCTCTTTTTCGTCTAGTGGAGCCAGTAGGAGGGAAGATTTTAGTAGATGGCATTGACATATGCATGATTGGACTTCATGATCTGCGGTCACGTTTTGGAATAATACCTCAAGATCCCACTCTTTTTGCTGGTACTGTGAGATTCAATTTAGATCCCTTGTCTCAACATTCTGATGAGGAAATATGGGAG GTTCTTGAGAAGTGTCAGCTTCAAGAGACTGTCAAGGAGAAAGTAAAGGGCTTAGACTCCATAG TTGTGGAAGATGGATCAAATTGGAGCCAGGGGCAACGGCAACTGTTTTGTTTGGGGCGTGCACTTTTGAGGAAAAGTCGGATATTGGTGCTTGATGAAGCAACTGCATCAATTGATAATGCAACAGATATGATTTTGCAGAAAACAATTCGGACTGAATTTGCTGATTGTACTGTGATTACAGTGGCCCACAGGATACCGACAGTGATGGATTGTGGAATGGTTCTTGCTATTAGTGATG GAAAACTAGTGGAGTATGATGAGCCAATGAACTTAATGAAGAGAGAAGGATCACTGTTTGGGCAGCTTGTCAAGGAATACTGGTCTCATCTTCAGTCTGCAGAATCACATTGA
- the LOC133858029 gene encoding ABC transporter C family member 10-like isoform X2, whose protein sequence is MEDLWSIFCGESGCAETGGKLCSSNFEFWSHPSSCINHILIICFDILLLVVLIFNMIQKSSSKTVHIQARFLGFSNLQIVSAIVNGCLGFVYLCLGIWNLEEKLRKTKTALPLNWWLLVLVQGFTWLLVSLTVSLQGNKLPRAPLRLLSILSCLFAGIVCALSLFSAILSKEVSIKVALDMLSFSGAILLMFCTFKGYKYQASDESVDESSLYTPLNGEANGVSKSDSVGPVTPFAKAGFFSRISFWWLNSLMKRGREKTLDDEHIPKLREEDRAESCYLLFLEQLNKQKQAEPSSQPSILRTIIVCHWKEILMSGFFALLNILTLSAGPLLLNAFILVAEGKESFKHEGYVLAITLLISKSIESVSQRQWYFRSRLIGLKVRSLLTAALYKKQLRLSNAAKLMHSGGEIMNYVTVDAYRIGEFPFWFHQTWTTSLQLCIALVILYRAVGLATIAALVVIILTVLCNAPLAKLQHKFQSKLMVAQDERLRASSEALVNMKVLKLYAWETHFKNVIENLRKVEYKWLSAVQFQKSYNGFLFSTSPVLVSAATFGACYFLKVPLHANNVFTFVATLRLVQDPVRSIPDVIGVVIQAKVAFERILKFLEAPELQSANVRRKTSVESVNHAISIKSANFSWEENSAKPTLRNINLEVRPGEKVAICGEVGSGKSTLLAAILGEVPNIQGTIQVYGNTAYVSQTAWIQTGTIQENILFGSDMDSQKYSETLERCSLVKDLELLPYGDLTEIGERGVNLSGGQKQRIQLARALYQDADIYLLDDPFSAVDAHTAASLFSEYVMEALSGKTVLLVTHQVDFLPAFHSILLMSDGEIIQEAPYHHLLASSIEFQDLVNAHKETAGSDRLADATAAQGHGTPARDIRKTCVEKHKKGSKGDQWIKQEEREIGDTGFKPYLKYLNQNKGFVYFSMASLSHLIFVAGQISQNSWMAANVENPHVCTLRLIGVYLLIGVSSTLVVLCRSLSTVALGLQSSKSLFSQLLNSLYRAPMSFYDSTPLGRILSRVSSDLSIVDLDVPFSFLFTVGATINAYANLGVLAVVTWQVLFVSIPMVYLAIRLQGYYFSSAKELMRINGTTKSLVANHLAESVAGAIVIRAFEEEERFFAKNLVLVDTNASPFFHSFAANEWLIQRLEILGATVLASAALCMVLLPPGTFSPGFIGMTLSYGLSLNLSLVFSIQNQCTLANYIISVERLDQYMHIPSEAPEVIEGNRPPTNWPSLGKVEILDLQIRYRPDAPLVLRGINCTFEGGQKIGIVGRTGSGKTTLIGALFRLVEPVGGKILVDGIDICMIGLHDLRSRFGIIPQDPTLFAGTVRFNLDPLSQHSDEEIWEVLEKCQLQETVKEKVKGLDSIVVEDGSNWSQGQRQLFCLGRALLRKSRILVLDEATASIDNATDMILQKTIRTEFADCTVITVAHRIPTVMDCGMVLAISDGKLVEYDEPMNLMKREGSLFGQLVKEYWSHLQSAESH, encoded by the exons ATGGAGGACTTGTGGAGTATATTCTGTGGGGAGTCTGGTTGTGCAGAAACTGGTGGAAAGCTGTGTAGTTCTAATTTTGAGTTTTGGAGTCATCCCTCGTCATGTATTAATCACATATTAATCATTTGCTTTGATATCTTGCTTTTGGTCGTGCTCATATTCAATATGATTCAGAAGTCCTCATCGAAAACAGTTCACATTCAAGCTCGATTTCTAGGCTTTTCAAATTTGCAGATAGTTTCTGCAATTGTCAACGGCTGTCTTGGATTTGTGTACTTGTGCTTGGGCATTTGGAATTTAGAGGAGAAGTTGAGGAAAACCAAGACTGCTTTACCTCTTAATTGGTGGTTACTGGTATTGGTTCAGGGATTTACATGGTTGTTGGTCAGTTTAACTGTGAGCCTTCAGGGAAATAAACTTCCAAGGGCACCATTGCGGCTACTGTCCATTCTTTCCTGTTTGTTTGCTGGAATTGTGTGTGCTTTATCTCTGTTCAGTGCCATTTTAAGCAAAGAAGTATCAATTAAGGTAGCATTAGACATGCTGTCTTTTTCAGGAGCTATATTGTTGATGTTCTGTACTTTTAAAGGGTATAAATATCAAGCAAGTGATGAGAGCGTCGATGAAAGTAGCCTTTATACACCTTTAAATGGTGAAGCCAATGGCGTTAGTAAAAGTGATTCTGTTGGTCCTGTCACTCCGTTTGCCAAAGCAGGATTCTTCAGTAGAATTTCATTTTGGTGGTTGAATTCATTGATGAAAAGGGGAAGGGAGAAAACTCTTGATGATGAACATATACCCAAGTTGCGTGAGGAAGATCGGGCAGAAAGTTGCTATTTGTTGTTCTTGGAGCAACTGAACAAACAGAAACAAGCAGAGCCGTCTTCCCAACCATCAATCCTGAGGACAATAATTGTTTGCCATTGGAAAGAGATCCTTATGTCTGGATTCTTTGCTTTGCTAAATATACTCACTCTGTCCGCTGGCCCTCTACTTTTAAATGCATTCATTTTGGTTGCTGAGGGAAAGGAAAGTTTCAAACATGAAGGATATGTACTGGCCATCACACTTCTCATTTCAAAGAGCATAGAATCTGTGTCACAAAGGCAGTGGTACTTCCGAAGCAGACTTATTGGTTTGAAAGTGAGGTCTTTGCTCACAGCTGCCCTTTACAAGAAACAACTGAGATTATCCAATGCTGCAAAGTTGATGCATTCAGGAGGGGAGATAATGAACTATGTTACTGTCGATGCTTATAGGATTGGCGAGTTCCCATTTTGGTTCCACCAAACTTGGACAACAAGTCTCCAGCTCTGTATTGCATTAGTAATACTATATCGTGCAGTGGGGCTAGCAACAATTGCAGCACTGGTGGTGATAATCCTCACGGTGCTTTGCAATGCTCCACTTGCGAAGTTACAGCATAAGTTTCAAAGTAAGCTTATGGTTGCACAGGATGAGAGACTGAGGGCTAGCTCTGAGGCTCTAGTCAACATGAAGGTGTTGAAATTATATGCATGGGAAACCCATTTCAAGAATGTAATTGAAAATTTAAGGAAGGTGGAGTACAAATGGTTATCAGCGGTGCAGTTTCAAAAATCATATAATGGCTTTCTCTTTTCGACATCCCCTGTTTTGGTCTCTGCTGCAACCTTTGGAGCATGTTATTTCCTCAAAGTTCCTCTACATGCAAATAATGTTTTCACTTTCGTAGCAACTTTACGCCTTGTTCAGGATCCGGTCAGATCTATCCCGGATGTTATTGGGGTGGTTATTCAAGCAAAAGTTGCATTTGAACGTATCTTAAAATTTCTTGAGGCGCCGGAGCTGCAGAGTGCCAATGTTCGGAGGAAGACCAGTGTGGAGAGTGTAAACCATGCGATTTCTATCAAGTCTGCCAATTTCTCATGGGAAGAGAATTCAGCAAAGCCCACACTTCGAAACATAAATCTAGAGGTTAGACCTGGAGAAAAGGTGGCTATATGTGGAGAAGTTGGCTCAGGAAAATCAACCCTTCTAGCAGCAATTCTGGGTGAAGTTCCAAATATTCAGGGAACT ATTCAAGTTTATGGGAATACTGCCTATGTTTCTCAAACAGCATGGATCCAGACAGGGACGATACAGGAGAACATTTTGTTTGGGTCTGACATGGACAGTCAAAAGTATAGTGAAACACTTGAGAGGTGTTCCCTGGTGAAGGACCTTGAGTTGCTTCCCTATGGTGATCTCACTGAGATAGGGGAGAGAGGAGTTAATCTTAGTGGTGGACAAAAGCAGCGAATTCAACTTGCTCGTGCTCTTTATCAGGATGCTGATATATATCTCTTGGATGATCCATTCAGTGCCGTTGATGCACATACTGCTGCGAGCTTATTCAGT GAATATGTTATGGAAGCACTTTCGGGGAAGACAGTTTTACTTGTAACACATCAAGTTGATTTCCTGCCCGCGTTTCATTCTATTTTG TTGATGTCAGATGGGGAAATCATACAAGAAGCTCCTTATCATCACTTACTGGCTTCAAGCATAGAATTTCAGGACCTTGTCAATGCACATAAAGAGACTGCTGGTTCTGATAGGCTTGCGGATGCTACTGCTGCCCAGGGACATGGAACACCTGCTAGAGATATCAGGAAGACTTGTGTAGAGAAGCATAAAAAAGGATCTAAAGGTGACCAATGGATTAagcaagaagagagagaaataggagACACGGGGTTTAAACCTTACCTAAAATATCTAAATCAGAACAAGGGATTCGTGTACTTTTCAATGGCCAGTCTCAGTCACCTTATATTCGTGGCTGGTCAAATATCGCAGAATTCTTGGATGGCTGCTAATGTTGAAAATCCCCATGTTTGCACATTGCGGTTGATCGGGGTTTACTTACTGATTGGAGTTTCCTCAACACTAGTTGTGCTCTGTCGATCACTTTCTACAGTTGCTTTGGGTCTTCAATCATCAAAATCTTTATTTTCACAGCTACTGAACTCCCTTTATCGTGCACCCATGTCTTTTTATGACTCCACACCTCTGGGAAGGATACTTAGTCGG GTCTCATCTGATCTGAGTATCGTCGATCTTGATGTCCCTTTCAGCTTTCTCTTCACTGTTGGGGCTACCATTAATGCTTATGCCAATCTTGGAGTACTGGCTGTGGTTACTTGGCAAGTCCTTTTTGTCTCCATACCAATGGTTTATCTGGCAATTCGCTTACAG ggatattatttttcttctgcAAAAGAGTTGATGCGGATCAATGGCACAACCAAGTCCTTGGTAGCAAATCATCTAGCTGAGTCTGTAGCAGGAGCCATAGTCATAAGAGCCTTTGAAGAGGAAGAACGGTTTTTTGCAAAAAATCTTGTCCTAGTTGACACAAATGCTAGTCCTTTTTTCCATAGTTTTGCAGCAAATGAGTGGTTGATCCAAAGATTGGAAATACTAGGTGCAACTGTTCTTGCCTCTGCAGCACTCTGCATGGTTTTGCTTCCTCCCGGAACTTTTAGCCCTG GATTTATTGGAATGACACTTTCTTATGGTCTTTCACTAAACTTGTCCCTTGTCTTTTCTATTCAAAACCAGTGCACTCTAGCAAATTACATTATTTCTGTAGAAAGGCTAGATCAATATATGCATATACCTAGTGAGGCCCCTGAAGTAATAGAAGGGAACCGGCCTCCAACCAATTGGCCATCTTTGGGAAAAGTGGAGATACTTGATTTGCAG ATCAGATATAGGCCCGATGCACCTCTCGTTCTTCGTGGGATCAATTGCACATTTGAAGGAGGGCAAAAGATAGGTATTGTTGGCAGAACTGGCAGTGGGAAGACTACGCTCATAGGTGCTCTTTTTCGTCTAGTGGAGCCAGTAGGAGGGAAGATTTTAGTAGATGGCATTGACATATGCATGATTGGACTTCATGATCTGCGGTCACGTTTTGGAATAATACCTCAAGATCCCACTCTTTTTGCTGGTACTGTGAGATTCAATTTAGATCCCTTGTCTCAACATTCTGATGAGGAAATATGGGAG GTTCTTGAGAAGTGTCAGCTTCAAGAGACTGTCAAGGAGAAAGTAAAGGGCTTAGACTCCATAG TTGTGGAAGATGGATCAAATTGGAGCCAGGGGCAACGGCAACTGTTTTGTTTGGGGCGTGCACTTTTGAGGAAAAGTCGGATATTGGTGCTTGATGAAGCAACTGCATCAATTGATAATGCAACAGATATGATTTTGCAGAAAACAATTCGGACTGAATTTGCTGATTGTACTGTGATTACAGTGGCCCACAGGATACCGACAGTGATGGATTGTGGAATGGTTCTTGCTATTAGTGATG GAAAACTAGTGGAGTATGATGAGCCAATGAACTTAATGAAGAGAGAAGGATCACTGTTTGGGCAGCTTGTCAAGGAATACTGGTCTCATCTTCAGTCTGCAGAATCACATTGA